The nucleotide sequence TCCAACCGGAGGAAACAAGGGAATTTTTTATTCTGACTGACGAGAATGAAGACGGTCAATTAACACTTTCCATTCGTCGTATCGAATATATGCGCGCTTGGGAGCGGGTACGCCAATTACAAGCAGAAGATGCAACCGTGCGCTCAGGCGTATTTGCCACCAATCGCGGGGGGGCTTTAGTCCGGATTGAAGGATTGAGAGGATTTATTCCTGGCTCTCACATCAGTACTCGTCAACCGAAAGAAGATTTAGTCGCGCAAGATTTGCCCCTAAAATTCCTAGAAGTGGACGAAGAACGGAATCGTCTTGTGCTTAGCCATCGCCGGGCATTAGTGGAACGGAAGATGAGCGGCTTGAAAGTGGGAGAAGTGGTCATTGGCTCGGTTCGGGGAATCAAACCCTATGGTGCGTTTATTGATATTGGTGGGGTCAGTGGTTTACTCCACATTTCTGAAATTTCCCACGATCATATTGATACGCCCAGTAGCGTCTTTGATATCAATGATGAGCTGAAAGTGATGATCATTGACTTAGATGCCGAACGAGGACGAATTTCTCTTTCTACAAAACAGTTAGAGCCGATTGCGGGTGCGATGCTCAATAACCGTGAGTTAGTCTTTGAACAAGCCGATAAGATGGCACAGCGGTTCCGCCGTAAGCTGCAATATCAAACCCAAGGCTTAGCGAGTGAAGATATTGAAGCAAAACTCAACGAAGAGTTTGGTCCAATTGGTCAACGTCCGGGTGAAACCAAAGAAGCCGAAATAACCGAAACTGAAGCAATAGCAGAGAATACGGTAGAGACAGCAACTGAAACCGAAGCAGTGGCAACGGAAGAAGAAGCCAGTGTCACTGAAGAAGCAACCTCTGCTGGGGAAACAGTTGAAGACGCAACAGAAGAAACCAGTGAAAATAACATTGAATCTTCCTCAGACGAAACCGAAGAGGAAGAAATTGTGTCTGCTGCGAACGAATAAGGTTAGCGCATGAAAGAATTGAAAAAAGGGGGCTTATGCCCTCTTTTTTAACTTTAAAAGGGCAAGGTTAGGGGCAATTTTCATCGTAACCGCTGACCTGGTATTGTGCAGCGAGTGATGTCAAATTCAAGCAAAGATTATCTGAGGGGGTCACTTGGTTACAATTTCTTGTCAAGAGTGTGAATTTGAGAATATTCAAGCCATTATTTTTGATAAAGATGGGACATTAGCTGATTCGGAAAAATTTTTACGGGAGTTAGGGCAAAAACGGGCTCGTTTGCTGGATGCCAAAATTCCAGGAGTCGGTGAACCCTTGTTAATGGCATTTGGGATTGAACAAGCCAGTCTTAATCCCGTGGGATTAATGGCGGTGGGCAGTCGCTATGAAAATGAGATTGCAGCGGCTGCCTATATTGCAGAAACCGGGCGCGGTTGGTTAGAGTCGTGCGCGATCGCGCAAGCGGCTTTTTCCGAAGCCGATGAGCATTTTACAGCCCATGCCGAAACTTCACCCCTTTTTAGCGGCTGTTTAGAGCAGTTACAAGCCTTCGCGCAAGCGGGACTCAAATTAGCCATTCTTTCTGCGGATACTCAAGACAGTGTGGAAACATTTATTACCCGTCATGAACTCTCCCCGTATATTCAGGTGGCAAAAGGAGTAACTGCCCAAGGATTACACAAGCCTGATCCGAAATTATTTTTACAGACCTGTGAGCAATTAGCAGTAGAACCGAAGGAAGTTTTAATGGTTGGCGATGCGCCCGGCGATATTGAAATGGCACAACAAGGCGGTGCTGCTGGCGCGATCGGG is from Cyanobacteria bacterium GSL.Bin1 and encodes:
- a CDS encoding S1 RNA-binding domain-containing protein produces the protein MVSQNATSNRDIGFTHEDFAALLDEYDYHFNPGDIVPGVVFSVEPRGALIDIGAKTAAYIPIQEMSINRVEEPDEVLQPEETREFFILTDENEDGQLTLSIRRIEYMRAWERVRQLQAEDATVRSGVFATNRGGALVRIEGLRGFIPGSHISTRQPKEDLVAQDLPLKFLEVDEERNRLVLSHRRALVERKMSGLKVGEVVIGSVRGIKPYGAFIDIGGVSGLLHISEISHDHIDTPSSVFDINDELKVMIIDLDAERGRISLSTKQLEPIAGAMLNNRELVFEQADKMAQRFRRKLQYQTQGLASEDIEAKLNEEFGPIGQRPGETKEAEITETEAIAENTVETATETEAVATEEEASVTEEATSAGETVEDATEETSENNIESSSDETEEEEIVSAANE
- a CDS encoding HAD-IA family hydrolase — protein: MVTISCQECEFENIQAIIFDKDGTLADSEKFLRELGQKRARLLDAKIPGVGEPLLMAFGIEQASLNPVGLMAVGSRYENEIAAAAYIAETGRGWLESCAIAQAAFSEADEHFTAHAETSPLFSGCLEQLQAFAQAGLKLAILSADTQDSVETFITRHELSPYIQVAKGVTAQGLHKPDPKLFLQTCEQLAVEPKEVLMVGDAPGDIEMAQQGGAAGAIGICWEKPEASHLEAADCAIAQLNELKIT